The Corvus cornix cornix isolate S_Up_H32 chromosome 12, ASM73873v5, whole genome shotgun sequence genome includes a window with the following:
- the LOC120410662 gene encoding PHD finger protein 7-like has product MAEGKQEASDAREPACLLCRRTEADPDICGDKQENHGLCAHVFCLNFASLIFRQDNDRTRFTGCRSRDIRLAVSRAAQKHCCVCGETGATIMCCQEDCDRWFHLPCAKEGHCVTQYITPYSSYCPEHCPEQDVRAILEPGTECPICMEPVEERKSYTTLVCPACKKAWFHRDCVQGQALRAGALYFQCPLCRDDDEFAVQMFIMGIRIPFRQPTWEDNDAFAELGERHSWCNARKCLYPGGREEAEEEGPWELLLCSSCAAEGTHRRCSGLTSNTPSWECDSCAGLGTAPRDEPELNVPSLAGQSGLEPSHGSAQSEAISPNSGILAPSGVPPLSPSPETSKRSSVQHAPMRQLLQSSSLESSSSCTESEVTSRSSDTSHSRGSGSDRRQNRSRQQSWASNPPVRSRSHRDRSQRTGPRAERPRHRRTPSETSPRRSRSCQQRRASNPPVRSRSRRDRSRRTAPRAETPRPRETTSGTSTRSNRSRQQRRASNPPVQSRSRRDRSRRTAATAERPRPRETPSETSPRRSRTHQRRRASNPPVGSRSRRGRSRRTAATAERPRPRETPSETSPRRSRTRQRCRDSNPPVRSRSRRGRSRSTAATAERPRCRVTLPGTSTRSNRSRQRRQASTQALKISM; this is encoded by the exons ATGGcagaagggaagcaggaggcCTCTGATGCCAGGGAGCCAG CATGCCTGCTGTGCCGCCGCACAGAGGCTGACCCGGACATCTGCGGCGACAAACAGGAGAATCACGGGCTCTGTGCCCACGTCTTCTGCCTG AATTTCGCCAGCCTCATTTTTCGACAAGACAATGATCGGACCAGATTCACGGGCTGTCGCTCTCGCGATATCCGACTTGCAGTCAGCCGGGCAGCTCAGAAG cactgctgcgTCTGTGGGGAGACTGGGGCCACCATCATGTGCTGTCAGGAAGACTGCGACAGATGGTTCCACCTGCCCTGTGCCAAGGAGGGTCACTGTGTGACTCAGTACATAACCCCATACAG TTCCTACTGCCCTGAGCACTGCCCAGAACAGGATGTGAGGGCGATTCTGGAGCCAGGCACCGAATGCCCCATCTGCATGGAGCCTGTGGAGGAGAGAAAGAGCTACACAACACTGGTGTGCCCAGCATGCAAAAAGGCCTGGTTCCACAGGGACTGCGTCCAG ggacaggccTTGCGCGCTGGTGCATTGTACTTCCAGTGCCCCCTCTGCAGAGACGATGATGAGTTTGCTGTCCAAATGTTCATCATGGGGATCCGAATCCCCTTCAG ACAGCCAACATGGGAGGACAACGATGCCTTTGCAGAATTAGGAGAGAGGCACAGCTGGTGCAATGCCAGGAAGTGCCTTTAtccaggaggcagggaggaggcagaggaagaggg GCCCTGGGAACTGCTCCTGtgctcctcctgtgctgctgagggcacCCACAGGCGCTGCTCTGGCCTCACAAGCAACACACCCAGCTGGGAGTGCGACAGCTGTGCTGGTCTGGGCACAG CCCCCAGGGATGAGCCGGAGCTCAATGTCCCCAGCCTGGCCGGACAGTCAGGATTGGAGCCTTCCCATGGCTCTGCACAATCCGAGGCCATCAGCCCCAACTCTGGCATCCTGGCACCATCGGGTGTGCCTCCCCTGTCTCCGTCTCCAGAGACCAGCAAACGCAGCAGCGTCCAACATGCACCaatgaggcagctgctgcaatCTTCCTcgctggagagcagcagctcctgcacgGAGAGTGAGGTGACATCAAGGTCATCAGACACCAGCCATTCCAGAGGCTCTGGGTCTGACCGCAGGCAAAATCGCTCTCGCCAGCAAAGTTGGGCCTCAAATCCACCTGTCCGGTCGAGGAGTCACCGTGACAGGAGCCAGAGGACAGGACCAAGGGCTGAGAGGCCCAGGCACAGAAGGACACCATCAGAGACATCCCCCAGACGCAGCCGCTCGTGCCAGCAACGTCGGGCCTCAAATCCACCTGTCCGGTCGAGGAGTCGCCGTGACAGGAGCCGCAGGACAGCACCAAGGGCTGAGACGCCCAGGCCGAGGGAGACAACATCAGGGACATCCACCAGGAGCAACCGCTCCCGCCAGCAACGTCGGGCCTCAAATCCACCTGTCCAGTCGAGGAGTCGCCGTGACAGGAGCCGCAGGACAGCAGCAACTGCTGAGAGGCCCAGGCCGAGGGAGACACCATCAGAGACATCCCCCAGACGCAGCCGCACCCACCAGCGACGTCGGGCCTCAAATCCACCTGTGGGGTCAAGGAGTCGCCGTGGCAGGAGCCGCAGGACAGCAGCAACTGCTGAGAGGCCCAGGCCGAGGGAGACACCATCAGAGACATCCCCCAGACGCAGCCGCACCCGCCAGCGATGTCGCGACTCAAATCCACCTGTGCGGTCAAGGAGTCGCCGTGGCAGGAGCCgcagcacagcagcaactgCTGAGAGGCCCAGGTGTAGGGTGACATTGCCGGGGACATCCACCAGGAGCAACCGCTCCCGCCAGCGACGTCAGGCCTCAACTCAGGCCTTGAAAATCAGCATGTAG